One Spodoptera frugiperda isolate SF20-4 chromosome 10, AGI-APGP_CSIRO_Sfru_2.0, whole genome shotgun sequence genomic region harbors:
- the LOC118277630 gene encoding stress-associated endoplasmic reticulum protein 2 produces MAPKQRMRIANEIASKNITMRGNVPKTTKEKDDQYPVAPWLLALFIFVVCGSAVFQIIQSIRLA; encoded by the exons ATGGCCCCCAAACAGAGGATGCGTATCGCCAACGAGATTGCCAGCAAAAACATTACCATGAGGGGTAATGTGCCCAAGACTACCAAG GAAAAGGACGACCAATACCCCGTCGCGCCCTGGCTGCTCGCTCTCTTCATATTCGTAGTATGCGGCTCAGCAGTTTTCCAAATAATCCAATCTATAAGACTCGCCTAG
- the LOC118277627 gene encoding uncharacterized protein LOC118277627, giving the protein MEYKMNISMDFNKIMADRGNPENLPPLNIFTSIYLYNHRYIPLPRGWFNDCVDTVVLYFSQRNKDRSDKIMLKFYEIYENARFKNTPIEVINVPLDDNQRDMCTSYDHQANWYTLMYGDPLILYLKYLYDITRVPHLVVLRTDGSIVSTDGIADLDTHGANAIGAWMSIDAAAIKCNQLRKISRMHSNNWMYLTECGGKDEKAVYFRKFSVAPALHPVMTSLGRSIQKLRSNWRSMILGNSS; this is encoded by the coding sequence ATGGAATACAAGATGAATATAAGTATGGATTTTAACAAAATCATGGCCGATAGAGGAAACCCGGAGAACCTGCCCCCTCTAAACATATTTACGagcatttatttatacaatcaCAGGTACATACCATTACCGCGCGGCTGGTTTAATGACTGCGTGGATACGGTAGTCCTATACTTCTCCCAAAGAAATAAGGACAGAAGCGACAAAATCATGTTGAAATTCTATGAAATATACGAAAATGCACGATTTAAGAACACGCCCATAGAAGTCATAAATGTGCCATTAGATGACAATCAGAGAGATATGTGCACTAGCTACGATCACCAAGCAAATTGGTACACACTCATGTATGGAGACCCTCTTATATTATACCTCAAATACCTATACGATATAACTCGTGTACCTCATCTAGTTGTCCTAAGAACTGATGGTAGTATAGTCTCTACCGATGGCATAGCAGACTTAGATACTCACGGAGCAAATGCTATAGGTGCTTGGATGTCTATTGACGCGGCTGCCATAAAATGTAACCAATTAAGGAAAATATCAAGAATGCACAGCAATAATTGGATGTATTTGACCGAATGTGGTGGAAAAGATGAGAAGGCAGTTTACTTTAGAAAGTTCAGTGTAGCGCCGGCTTTGCATCCAGTAATGACATCACTCGGACGGTCTATTCAAAAACTTCGCTCGAATTGGAGAAGCATGATTTTGGGAAACAGTTCCTGA
- the LOC118277620 gene encoding uncharacterized protein LOC118277620 — translation MYQDTPNPDPPQASPDSKQKNIDTSKLVSKSTYENLYKKLKAYKSISNRDFKNVCKSIVSSKGISGNTLQTQDKQTSTRPDNPENFPPFNWIAEAKIYNHNYLRIPVEWITYGVDIIVLYFSLRDTDRPDNIMEKFYELYENARYVNLPMEVINVPMDDNKQDVCISYDDQANWFTLMFNDPLIITLQYLYGITAVPHLVVIKTDGSVVSSHGISDLDAYGKNALITWMSTSSLIINPKRLSKELQMYGPNWRYLTIGSGGAPKRDYKKKHRKSHTKSRHSSVTKRHGTRSKKEKDQGVPIEKVPSVSASDKKEETKQ, via the coding sequence atgtaccaaGACACACCAAACCCGGACCCGCCTCAAGCCTCACCAGATTCGAAGCAAAAGAATATAGATACATCGAAACTGGTATCGAAATCTACGTACgaaaatttatacaaaaaacttAAAGCATACAAGAGTATCTCTAATAGGGACTTTAAAAACGTGTGCAAAAGCATAGTATCGAGCAAGGGTATCTCTGGAAATACATTACAAACCCAGGACAAGCAAACCTCTACCAGGCCGGACAACCCTGAAAACTTCCCTCCATTCAACTGGATCGCCGAAGCCAAGATCTACAACCACAACTACTTGAGGATCCCCGTAGAATGGATCACGTATGGCGTCGATATCATTGTGTTGTATTTCTCCTTGCGTGACACCGACAGGCCTGATAACATCATGGAAAAATTCTATGAGCTGTATGAGAACGCGCGTTACGTCAACCTGCCTATGGAAGTCATCAATGTCCCTATGGATGATAACAAACAGGACGTGTGCATCAGCTACGACGACCAAGCCAACTGGTTCACTCTCATGTTTAACGACCCTCTAATAATCACTCTCCAATACCTGTACGGTATAACCGCTGTCCCTCACCTTGTAGTAATAAAAACTGACGGGAGTGTGGTCTCCTCTCATGGAATATCAGATTTAGATGCGTACGGAAAGAATGCCTTAATTACTTGGATGTCCACGTCATCATTGATTATTAACCCTAAGAGGCTAAGCAAGGAATTGCAAATGTATGGTCCTAACTGGAGATACTTGACTATTGGGTCTGGGGGAGCTCCAAAACGAgattataaaaagaaacatagGAAGTCGCACACTAAATCGCGACATAGCTCCGTTACTAAGCGTCACGGAACACGGTCTAAGAAAGAGAAAGATCAAGGAGTGCCAATTGAAAAGGTGCCTAGTGTATCAGCAAGCGATAAAAAGGAAGAGACAAAGCAGTAA
- the LOC118277625 gene encoding uncharacterized protein LOC118277625 produces MSEKNYTAQQLNKHITIKTPYKHKRTKKWYGTEDPCKLPPFNWIESAKIYNHSYERVPIEWLLDSADILVLYFSMRNSDRSDNIMTQFYEVYENARYNNLPIEVINVPMDETREDMCISYADQANWFTLMFDDPIIITLQYRHEITAVPHLVVTRVDGSMVSSHGILDLDEFGKNALIAWLSTAAYTKPRKKLSRDTKMYGPQWKYLNAGVGKAETPDYKRNFSRADLSFSEDLDEDDVDTLVEKALKAEAEQDKEEDNL; encoded by the coding sequence ATGTCTGAAAAGAACTACACAGCACAacagttaaataaacatattacaattaaaacgCCTTATAAGCACAAGCGGACAAAGAAGTGGTACGGTACGGAGGACCCTTGCAAGCTACCACCCTTTAACTGGATCGAAAGTGCCAAGATTTACAACCATAGTTACGAGAGGGTACCAATTGAATGGTTACTGGACAGTGCTGATATCCTAGTCCTCTACTTTTCCATGCGAAACAGCGACAGGTCTGACAATATCATGACCCAGTTTTATGAGGTCTATGAAAACGCGAGATATAATAATCTGCCCATCGAAGTCATCAATGTACCTATGGATGAAACCAGGGAGGACATGTGCATCAGTTACGCGGACCAAGCCAACTGGTTCACTCTGATGTTTGACGACCCCATTATAATCACTCTCCAGTACAGACACGAGATCACCGCTGTCCCTCACCTTGTAGTGACGCGAGTAGATGGCTCCATGGTCTCCAGTCATGGAATTTTGGACCTTGATGAGTTTGGAAAAAATGCGTTAATTGCTTGGCTGTCAACAGCAGCATATACGAAGCCACGCAAGAAGTTAAGCAGAGACACGAAGATGTATGGGCCGCAATGGAAATATTTGAACGCAGGAGTGGGGAAGGCGGAGACGCCTgattataaaagaaattttaGTAGGGCAGATCTTTCATTTTCTGAGGATTTAGACGAAGATGACGTGGATACATTAGTGGAAAAGGCTTTAAAAGCTGAGGCAGAGCAGGATAAAGAAGAAGATAATTTGTGA